GATGGACGTGATCGAGCTGAACGAAGCCTTTGCCGCACAGGGCCTGGCCGTGCTGCGCGAACTGGGCCTGCGTGACGACGATCCGCGTGTGAACCCCAACGGTGGCGCCATTGCCCTGGGCCACCCGCTGGGCGCCAGCGGCGCACGCCTGGTCACCACCGCGGTCAACCAGCTGCACCGCACCGGCGGCCGCTATGCGCTGTGCACCATGTGCATCGGCGTCGGCCAGGGCATCGCCCTCATCGTCGAGCGCGTGTAAACGCACCGACCACAGATACCGTTCGGACGGAACGGCGGCCCTGCGCGGACCGCCCTCACAGGCGGGGCGCGCAGGGTCTTTACGGGGCTGAATGGGGCCCCTTTTTTGCGTCTGTGGCATCCGCATCGCGGAATGAGGTCACGGCCGCCGCGTTCACCGCCAGCGGACATTCCCGCTACAGTGGCGGGCTGTGCCACCGGCACGCACCGACCGCTCCCCGCTCACACCATGCTCAAGCTCGCCACCTGGAACGTCAACTCGCTCGCCGTCCGCCTGCCCCAGCTCCTCGACTGGCTGGCCGCCAACCCGGTCGACGCCCTCGTGCTCCAGGAAACCAAGCTCACCGACGATAAATTCCCGCATGCCGAACTGGCCGCCGCCGGCTACCAGGCCCAGTGGTTCGGTCAGAAAACCTACAACGGCGTGGCCCTGCTCACGCGCACCGAATCCACCGACATCGTGCGCAACATCCCCGGCTTCGCCGACGAGCAGGCCCGCGTGATCGCCGGCACGCTGGGCCAGACCGAGCTCGGCCCCGTGCGGGTCATCGGCTGCTACTTCCCCAATGGCCAGGCACCCGGCAGCGACAAGTTCGCCTACAAGATGGGCTGGCTCAACGCCCTCGAAGCCTGGCTGCGCGATGAGCTCGCACAGCATCCGCAGCTCGTGCTCATGGGCGACTTCAACATCGCCCCCACCGACGCCGACGTCTACGACCCGGTCGGCTGGAAGGACCAGATTCACTGCACGGTCGAAGAGCGCGCCCACTTCCAGCAACTGCTCGATCTGGGCTTCGTCGACGCCTTCCGCCAGTTCGAGCAGCCACCCAAGCCCTGGAGCTGGTGGGACTACCGCAACCTGGCCTTCCGCAAGAACCAGGGCCTGCGCATCGACCACATCCTCACCAGCACGGTGCTCACCCCGCGCCTGCAGGCCTGCACGATCGACAAGGCGCCGCGCAAGAACGAACGCCCGAGCGACCACGCCCCGGTCATCGTCACGCTCGCCTGAGCGCTTCCGCGGCCGAGCAGAAGCTCAACCCACGAGCCAGCGCTTCACCGGCGCAGGCAGGCCCCAGTTCGCCAGCTCGTTGAGGGGCACCCACCGCCCCGACGGAACCCGGGCCTTGAGCGCTTCGGCCAACACACTCGCCTCCAGCGCATCGTTCAGCACCAGCCGCCGCGGGTTGAGCCACCAGTCCAGGTGCGTGAGCACGTGCTTGCTGCGCGGCTGGGCTTCGGCCCGTCCAGCCAGCGCCCCCAGCAGCGACTGCAGATCCGCTTCGCTTTCCAGCAGGGGCAAGGTCCACAAACCGCCCCACACGCCGGTTTCCGGCATCTGCTGCAGCCACACCTGTGCCTGCCACTCCAGCCACGGCAGCCAGCTTTCGCGCTCGCCCCGCACCAGCTTGCGGCCCTTCACCGGAAACCGCTCGGGGTCACCGTCCCTGCGGCCCAGGCACAAGTCAGACCACGGGCAGGTCAGGCAGGCCGGCTTGCGCGGCGTGCACAGCGTCGCCCCCAGGTCCATCAGGCCCTGCGTGTAGGCCGGCATGTCCTCGGCGCGCTCTGGCAGCACCTGCTGCGCCGCCGCCCAAAGCGCCCGCTCGTGGCCCTTCACAGAGAGGTCTTCCCCCCAAGCCAGCACCCGCCCCAGCACACGCTTGACGTTGCCATCCATGATCGAGATGCGCTCGTTGAAGCAGAACGATGCAATGGCCGACGCAGTCGAAGGCCCGATTCCGGGCAAGGTCTGCAACACGGCCGCGGTGTTCGGAAAGACCCCGCCATGCTCCGCCACCACAGCCTGCGCACAGCGATGCAAGTTGCGCGCGCGGCTGTAATAGCCCAGCCCGGCCCACAGGGCCATCACTTCATCCTGCGGCGCAGCAGCCAGCGCCGCCACATCCGGGAAGCGCGTCAGGAAACGGTCGAAATAGCCGAGCACCGTGCTCACCTGCGTCTGCTGCAGCATGATCTCCGACAGCCACACGCGGTACGGGTCCTGCACTTTCTGCCAGGGCAGATGATGCCGCCCCTCCAGTCGTTGCCAGGCCACCAGTCGCTCGGCCAGCACCGGGCTCACCTGCTGCGCGTCCCGCAGCAGGTCGTCTGCAGTGCGAACACTCATGCGCTGGTCGACGGGGCCGAATCTGCCAGCAAGGCCGGCTCGGTGCTGAGGTTGAGATCCAGATTCAGCCCAGGCAACCCGGCCGCGGCCGACAGCCCGCCTGCGCTCTGCGCCTGCTGCACCAGTTCGTCCACCAGCACGCCAAGACGGGTCTGCAACTGCAGCACGCGCTCGTCCTGGGCCTGCACTTCCTGCAGCCGGTTATCCAGCTCGGTCGAGGCGGTCTGGATGCGATCCAGCGACTCGTAGCGCCGCTTGAAATTGCGCCGCCGCTCGCGCAGCTGGCTGTCCACCTGTGCCGAGGCGGTCTTGTTCCACAGCTCGATGTCGTTGCTCACCGTCTCGAAGACCACGCGCAAACGCGAGATCAGCATGCGGCGGAACTGCTCCTGGAAACCGGGTTGCGCCAGCCGGAAGGCCTGGCTCAGGCCGAGATACTGAACGTAGTTGCGCTCGATGAGGTTCAGGTCGTCGGTGTACTTGCGCACATCGACCGGCTTGTCGGCCACGAGGCTGAAGCCGAATTCGGCATTGAGCTTGGCAAACGAGGCCACCAGCATCGCGTGCACCTCGTCGTTGCGCTGCTGGGCCTGTTCGATCAGGCCGCGCAGCCGCGCGCACAATTCGATGAAAGCCTTGCGCGCGCCCAATGGCAGCCACGAGCCGCCCAGCACCTGCTGCAGCACTTCCACCTCGGCACGCAGCCGGTCGGACGAGAGCTCGCGCAACACGTCCTTCATCATGCGGGCGTGCACGCTGCGCATGGCTTGCAGGCGGGCCGTGCATTGTTCGAACTCGGTCGCCTCGGCCTGAACCCGCTGCAGCATCAGCTGCACCTTGCCGGAGCTCTTGCCGCGCAGGCCGCGCAGTTCGAGCAGCTGGTCGGCGTACAGACGGCGCATCTCGCCGAAGCGGCGCTGCAGCTGCTGCTGGAACCGCAGCGCGCCGGCCACCGAGGCCTCGGCCAAGTTGTCACGCCGGCGCGGCAACAGGCCGTCCGACAGCGCATGCTCGAACGCTTCGAGCCGGCTGGCCGCCATGCCCGACGCATCACCCGACAGGCGCGAAGTCAGCGCCAGGCGTGCCGAAATGGGAAACACATGGTCAGCCGGGATCTCGAGCGTCTGGGCCACGCTCTCGCGCTGCCGGGCGATGACGGCCTCGACTTCGGCCGGCGTGCTCAACGGGTCGACCAGCGTGTCGATCTTGTTCAGCGCCACGTAGCGGGCCAGCGCCGGGCCGGAAAGGTGGTCACGCCAGATGCTGAGATCCGAGCGTGTCACGCCCGTGTCCGCGCCCAGGATGAACACCGTGGCATGCGCCTGTGGCAGCAACCCCAGCGTCAGTTCCGGCTCCGTACCGATGGCATTCAGGCCCGGCGTATCGAGCACCACCAGGCCCCGTTTGAGCAGCGGATGCGGCAGGTTGATCCGCGCATGACGCCAGACGGGCACCTCGACCAGATCTTCTGCCTGCAGCGGCGGGTTGTCGTCAGGCCGCTCGTCGTCCCAGAAACCGAGCCGTGCAGCCTCATCCTTCGACACCAACCGCGTCCGCACCACCTGGGCCAGCGCCTGCGCCATGCCGTCGGGGTTCTGCAGATCCAGCTCAATCCAGGTCCAGGCCGCGCGGCGGGTGCGGTACTCGGTCAGCGAAGTCGGCTCCAGACGCGTCTCGATCGGAAGCAGCGACAGCCCCACCGGGTCTTCCGCGTCGTAGCCCAGCTCGACCGGGCACATCGTGGTGCGCCCAGCCGATGCCGGCATCATCCGCCGCCCCTTGTCCGAAAAGAAGATGGCGTTGATGAGTTCCGACTTCCCGCGCGAGAACTCGGCCACAAACGCCACCATGAGCTTTTCGCCCGACAGGCGATGCCGCATGGCCTCGAACCACTCGGCCGAGGCGTCGTCGAGCAGATCGTGCTCGCGAGCAAAACGCGCGAGCGAGGCCAGACGGGCGTCGGTGTCGGCGCGCCACTGGCCCAGGGCGTCAAGGTGGCTGGCAAAAGTCGGCATCATGCGGTCATCCTAGCGCAAGCGCCCCTCCCGCGGGCAAACCAAAAGGCTGCAAAACGTGCGCGGCCCCTGCCCACCGCCGGGGGTTTCGCAACAGACCGCACGACTGTCACTTCTTCTGACAATTGGCGCAGTAGAACGTGGAACGCTGCCCGAGCACCACGCGACGCACCGGTCGCTCGCAGCGCCGGCACGGCGCGCCCTCGCGGCCATATACCAGCGTACTCAGCTGGAAATGCCCCTGGGCACCATGTGCATCCCGGAAGTCCTTCAGGCTTGACCCGCCCTGCGCCACCGCCTCCTGCAGGACCGCCTTCACCTCGTCCACCAACCGCTGGCACCGCGGCCGGCTGAGGTGGCCTGCCGGAGTCCGCGGATCGATGCCCGCCCGGAACAGCGCCTCGCACGCATAGATGTTGCCCGCCCCGACCACGATGGCGCCCGCCATCAAGGCCTGCTTGATCGGCACTCGGCGGCCCTTGAGCCGCGCATGAACGTACGCGCCGTCCAGCACGGGATCGGACGGCTCGAGCCCCAGCCCTGTCAACAGCTTGCCCGGCCACCCGAGCGTCATCGAGGGGCCCCACAACACGGCGCCGAAGCGGCGGGGATCAGTCAGACGCAGACACCCGTGCGTCGTGTGCAGCTCCATGTGGTCATGCGGACCCGGTGGCGTCAAGCCGATGCCGAATCCCAGCGAACCGGACATGCCCAGGTGAATCAGCAGCCCACCTTCGTCGACCTCGCCAGGCGCGCTCGGCCGGGTCAGTGGCAGCCACAGGTACTTGCCTCGCCGCTGCACCGCCCCCACCCGGCATCCCACCAGTTCGTCAGGATGGCGCCCCATGGGCCAGCGCAAGGGCTTGCCAAGGCGTACGGCCTCCACCGTGGCACCCAGGATGCGGTCTGCAAAGCTGCGCCGCGTAACTTCGACTTCCGGCAATTCAGGCATGGCGGAATTATCCCGGGCCAGCTCACTCAATAGAATGGCTGCACCATTGGAGAGCTCATGCCCTTGCCGACCGACCGCCCCTCGCTGTCTCTGCTGCCCATCCCTCGTTCCGCCTTGATGGTGGCCCTGGCAGCCAGCGCCCTGCTTGCGTCCCACGCCCACGCGCAGGCTGGCCGCAAGCCGTCCGAACGCAAGGCCGCCGAGGCACCTGCCGGCGCCGCCAGCAAACCCGTCGAAAACTCTTCCATGGACGGCGCGCTGTTCTATCAGGTGCTGATCGCCGAGATCGAATCCAACGGCGGCAATGCCGGCCCGGCCTACCAGCTCTACCTGGAAGCCGCGCGCCGGCAGCACACCACATCGCAAGGCAGCCAGCTGTACCAGCGCGCCGTCGAGATCGCCCTGCGGGCCAGGGCGGGTGAGCAGGCACTGGCCGCAGCCAAGGCCTGGCGTCAGGCGTACCCGCAATCGCGCGAGGCCTCCGACTACACCGCGCAGATCCTGATCGCACTGGGCCGCACCAATGAACTGGCCGCGCCCTTGCGCACCCTCATCCAGCAGACGCCGGCACCGCAGCAACCTCAGGTGATTGCCGGCCTGCCCCGCAGCCTGCAGCGCCTGCCGGACAAGCAGGCCGTGGCCCGCGTGGTCGACGACGCCACCCAGCCCTGGCGCCAGCCCCCGCTGGAGCTGGCCGAAGCATGGGGCGCCAGCGGCGAAGCCTGGCTCGGCGCGCGCCAGCCCGACAAGGTCATGGCCGCCGCTCAGCGTGCCCTCACACTGAAGCCCCAGCTTCCCCTGGCCGGCCTGCTGGCCGTCGATCTCATGGGCGTTCAGTCTGGCGCCGAGGACCTTGTGAAGGCCCAGCTCGCACGCCCGGATGCCGAGCCCCTGGTGCGCCTGGCCTACGGCCGCAAGCTCGCCAGCCTGAAACGCTACGAAGAGGCCGCCAGCCAGCTGGACACCCTGCTGGCCAGCCAGCCCTCGCAAACCGGCATCTGGCTGACGCTGGCCGCGGTCCGCATGGAATTGGGCCAGCTCGACAAGGCCGAGCAGGCACTCAAGCCGGTTCTGGAAGCCCCCCCGGCCGATACCGCAGTCCAGGAAGGTGGCATGCCCCGCATGATGAGCGAGGCCAACAGCAGCGGCCTGACCGAGCAGCAACAGGCGCAGATCCTGATGGCGCAGATCGCCGAGCAGCGCAAGCAGCTGCCCACGGCGCTCGACTGGCTGGGGCGAGCCGACCCCGATCACCAGCTGATGGCCATCCAGAACCACCGCGCCCGCATCCTGGTCCGGCTGGGACGTGTCGACGAGGCCCGCGCCACCCTGCGCAAGCTCCCGGAGACCGAACCTCGCGACGCTGCCGTGAAAATTCAGGCCGAAGCCCAGTTGCTGCGCGAGGCCAAGCGCCACAAGGACGCCTACGAGGTGCTCGCCGAGGGCGTGCGCCGCTTTCCCGAAGACGGCGACCTGCTGTACGACCAGGCCATGATGGCCGACCGCCTCGGCCGCCA
This is a stretch of genomic DNA from Aquabacterium olei. It encodes these proteins:
- the xth gene encoding exodeoxyribonuclease III, which codes for MLKLATWNVNSLAVRLPQLLDWLAANPVDALVLQETKLTDDKFPHAELAAAGYQAQWFGQKTYNGVALLTRTESTDIVRNIPGFADEQARVIAGTLGQTELGPVRVIGCYFPNGQAPGSDKFAYKMGWLNALEAWLRDELAQHPQLVLMGDFNIAPTDADVYDPVGWKDQIHCTVEERAHFQQLLDLGFVDAFRQFEQPPKPWSWWDYRNLAFRKNQGLRIDHILTSTVLTPRLQACTIDKAPRKNERPSDHAPVIVTLA
- the mutY gene encoding A/G-specific adenine glycosylase: MSVRTADDLLRDAQQVSPVLAERLVAWQRLEGRHHLPWQKVQDPYRVWLSEIMLQQTQVSTVLGYFDRFLTRFPDVAALAAAPQDEVMALWAGLGYYSRARNLHRCAQAVVAEHGGVFPNTAAVLQTLPGIGPSTASAIASFCFNERISIMDGNVKRVLGRVLAWGEDLSVKGHERALWAAAQQVLPERAEDMPAYTQGLMDLGATLCTPRKPACLTCPWSDLCLGRRDGDPERFPVKGRKLVRGERESWLPWLEWQAQVWLQQMPETGVWGGLWTLPLLESEADLQSLLGALAGRAEAQPRSKHVLTHLDWWLNPRRLVLNDALEASVLAEALKARVPSGRWVPLNELANWGLPAPVKRWLVG
- a CDS encoding dynamin family protein; this translates as MMPTFASHLDALGQWRADTDARLASLARFAREHDLLDDASAEWFEAMRHRLSGEKLMVAFVAEFSRGKSELINAIFFSDKGRRMMPASAGRTTMCPVELGYDAEDPVGLSLLPIETRLEPTSLTEYRTRRAAWTWIELDLQNPDGMAQALAQVVRTRLVSKDEAARLGFWDDERPDDNPPLQAEDLVEVPVWRHARINLPHPLLKRGLVVLDTPGLNAIGTEPELTLGLLPQAHATVFILGADTGVTRSDLSIWRDHLSGPALARYVALNKIDTLVDPLSTPAEVEAVIARQRESVAQTLEIPADHVFPISARLALTSRLSGDASGMAASRLEAFEHALSDGLLPRRRDNLAEASVAGALRFQQQLQRRFGEMRRLYADQLLELRGLRGKSSGKVQLMLQRVQAEATEFEQCTARLQAMRSVHARMMKDVLRELSSDRLRAEVEVLQQVLGGSWLPLGARKAFIELCARLRGLIEQAQQRNDEVHAMLVASFAKLNAEFGFSLVADKPVDVRKYTDDLNLIERNYVQYLGLSQAFRLAQPGFQEQFRRMLISRLRVVFETVSNDIELWNKTASAQVDSQLRERRRNFKRRYESLDRIQTASTELDNRLQEVQAQDERVLQLQTRLGVLVDELVQQAQSAGGLSAAAGLPGLNLDLNLSTEPALLADSAPSTSA
- the mutM gene encoding bifunctional DNA-formamidopyrimidine glycosylase/DNA-(apurinic or apyrimidinic site) lyase, giving the protein MPELPEVEVTRRSFADRILGATVEAVRLGKPLRWPMGRHPDELVGCRVGAVQRRGKYLWLPLTRPSAPGEVDEGGLLIHLGMSGSLGFGIGLTPPGPHDHMELHTTHGCLRLTDPRRFGAVLWGPSMTLGWPGKLLTGLGLEPSDPVLDGAYVHARLKGRRVPIKQALMAGAIVVGAGNIYACEALFRAGIDPRTPAGHLSRPRCQRLVDEVKAVLQEAVAQGGSSLKDFRDAHGAQGHFQLSTLVYGREGAPCRRCERPVRRVVLGQRSTFYCANCQKK
- a CDS encoding tetratricopeptide repeat protein, which produces MPLPTDRPSLSLLPIPRSALMVALAASALLASHAHAQAGRKPSERKAAEAPAGAASKPVENSSMDGALFYQVLIAEIESNGGNAGPAYQLYLEAARRQHTTSQGSQLYQRAVEIALRARAGEQALAAAKAWRQAYPQSREASDYTAQILIALGRTNELAAPLRTLIQQTPAPQQPQVIAGLPRSLQRLPDKQAVARVVDDATQPWRQPPLELAEAWGASGEAWLGARQPDKVMAAAQRALTLKPQLPLAGLLAVDLMGVQSGAEDLVKAQLARPDAEPLVRLAYGRKLASLKRYEEAASQLDTLLASQPSQTGIWLTLAAVRMELGQLDKAEQALKPVLEAPPADTAVQEGGMPRMMSEANSSGLTEQQQAQILMAQIAEQRKQLPTALDWLGRADPDHQLMAIQNHRARILVRLGRVDEARATLRKLPETEPRDAAVKIQAEAQLLREAKRHKDAYEVLAEGVRRFPEDGDLLYDQAMMADRLGRHDEMERLLRKALTLNADNANALNALGYSLADRGVRLDEARSLIDRALTLRPGDPYITDSLGWVMFRAGQTDDALRTLKEAYAKRADPEIGAHIGEVLWQMGRKEEALQYFRESRQGDPENEALVETLKRLKIRL